The proteins below are encoded in one region of Xenopus laevis strain J_2021 chromosome 8L, Xenopus_laevis_v10.1, whole genome shotgun sequence:
- the abhd16a.L gene encoding abhydrolase domain-containing protein 16A isoform X1, which produces MYRKGYLNISRLVPLGQYGLTFVLLLAGVMCLRGLGRWSNPHYIQFIYILERTKIENNPENKKMLSSYNFDFRSWPVDFQWNENSSKDLKSTGPLGGVPLLKPDPRPRGTVNNVLQRIQKLPCQITSYAVAHSFGRRMLYPGSVYLLQKALMPMLLQGQARLVEEYNGKRAKLLACDGNEIDAIFVDRRHLGNDKGSKLVICCEGNAGFYEIGCVATPLEAGYSVLGWNHPGFAGSTGVPFPQNEANAMDVAIQYALYNLGFQLQDIIVYAWSIGGFTATWAVMSYPDISAIILDASFDDLVPLALKVMPESWRGLVTRTVRKYLNLNNAEQLCRYQGPVLLIRRTKDEIITTTVPEDVSSNRGNDLLMTLLQQRYPKVMTEEGRRVVREWLACSTPEQEASVQSLYGVEDDWCLSVLQSYQSEHTGLFPWSVGEEMSSEGRRQLALYLAQRYMKNFEATHCSPLPASYFHMPWKL; this is translated from the exons ATGTACAGAAAAG GTTATCTGAACATATCCCGACTGGTTCCCCTAGGACAATATGGTCTGACATTTGTGTTACTGTTGGCAGGGGTGATGTGCTTGAGAG GTCTTGGCAGATGGAGCAACCCTCattatattcagtttatttacattttagagaGAACGAAGATAGAGAACAACCCAGAGAACAAA AAAATGCTCTCCAGCTATAATTTTGACTTTCGCAGCTGGCCAGTGGATTTTCAGTGGAATGAAAATAGCAG CAAAGATCTTAAAAGCACAGGCCCACTTGGGGGAGTTCCTTTGCTTAAGCCAGATCCTCGTCCACGTGGCACTGTTAATAATGTGTTACAGAGGATCCAGAAGTTACCCTGTCAGATTACCAG TTATGCAGTAGCTCACTCATTTGGCAGGCGTATGTTGTACCCTGGCTCAGTATACCTATTACAGAAGGCTCTCATGCCCATGTTATTGCAAGGACAGGCACGGCTAGTGGAGGAG TATAATGGAAAGCGAGCCAAGCTGCTGGCATGTGATGGGAATGAGATAGATGCAATATTTGTAGACCGCAGGCACTTAGGAAATGACAAAGGATCTAAGCTG gttaTCTGCTGCGAGGGGAATGCTGGATTCTATGAAATCGGCTGTGTTGCCACACCACTGGAAG CTGGCTATTCAGTCCTTGGTTGGAATCATCCTGGATTTGCTGGTAGTACA GGTGTACCTTTTCCACAGAATGAGGCAAATGCAATGGATGTGGCGATCCAGTATGCGCTGTACAACCTGGGATTCCAACTGCAAGATATCATTGTATATGCCTGGTCTATTGGGGGCTTTACAG CTACCTGGGCTGTCATGTCCTACCCAGACATAAGTGCTATCATCCTTGATGCTTCCTTTGATGACCTTGTGCCACTTGCTCTGAAAGTGATGCCAGAAAGCTGGA GAGGTCTGGTTACCAGAACAGTTAGGAAGTATTTAAACCTAAACAATGCGGAGCAGCTTTGCAG GTATCAGGGCCCAGTACTATTAATCAGAAGAACAAAAGACGAAATTATCACAACAAC AGTCCCAGAGGATGTCTCCTCAAATAGAGGCAATGATTTGCTCATGACTCTACTTCAGCAGCG TTACCCCAAAGTAATGACTGAAGAGGGCAGGAGGGTAGTAAGGGAGTGGCTGGCATGTTCTACACCTGAGCAGGAAG CATCAGTGCAAAGCCTTTATGGAGTAGAAGATGACTGGTGTCTTTCTGTCTTGCAATCCTATCAAAGTGAGCACACAGGCCTCTTTCCATGGAGTGTGG gTGAGGAGATGAGCTCAGAAGGTAGACGACAACTGGCTTTGTATCTA GCCCAGAGGTATATGAAGAACTTTGAAGCCACACACTGCAGCCCTCTTCCAGCCAGCTACTTTCACATGCCATGGAAGTTATAA
- the abhd16a.L gene encoding abhydrolase domain-containing protein 16A has translation MAAAGGPVGDGIIRRCIRGMALMYLCVKGPRLYRVYRQNGRTAAIRGRGQEEEEPAVSWESFYQPRALEKHTDSILAWVSVLWTISYYSSPLAICYMYRKGYLNISRLVPLGQYGLTFVLLLAGVMCLRGLGRWSNPHYIQFIYILERTKIENNPENKKMLSSYNFDFRSWPVDFQWNENSSKDLKSTGPLGGVPLLKPDPRPRGTVNNVLQRIQKLPCQITSYAVAHSFGRRMLYPGSVYLLQKALMPMLLQGQARLVEEYNGKRAKLLACDGNEIDAIFVDRRHLGNDKGSKLVICCEGNAGFYEIGCVATPLEAGYSVLGWNHPGFAGSTGVPFPQNEANAMDVAIQYALYNLGFQLQDIIVYAWSIGGFTATWAVMSYPDISAIILDASFDDLVPLALKVMPESWRGLVTRTVRKYLNLNNAEQLCRYQGPVLLIRRTKDEIITTTVPEDVSSNRGNDLLMTLLQQRYPKVMTEEGRRVVREWLACSTPEQEASVQSLYGVEDDWCLSVLQSYQSEHTGLFPWSVGEEMSSEGRRQLALYLAQRYMKNFEATHCSPLPASYFHMPWKL, from the exons ATGGCGGCTGCTGGCGGGCCGGTGGGGGATGGTATAATTCGGAGATGCATAAGGGGAATGGCGTTGATGTATCTGTGTGTGAAGGGCCCACGGCTCTACAGAGTGTATCGGCAAAACGGAAGGACAGCGGCGATTAGAGGACGAGGCCAGGAGGAGGAAGAGCCCGCAGTCTCCTGG gAGTCTTTTTATCAGCCAAGAGCACTGGAGAAACACACAGATAGCATTTTAGCTTGG GTTTCAGTCTTGTGGACCATTTCCTATTATTCATCCCCTCTTGCTATCTGCTATATGTACAGAAAAG GTTATCTGAACATATCCCGACTGGTTCCCCTAGGACAATATGGTCTGACATTTGTGTTACTGTTGGCAGGGGTGATGTGCTTGAGAG GTCTTGGCAGATGGAGCAACCCTCattatattcagtttatttacattttagagaGAACGAAGATAGAGAACAACCCAGAGAACAAA AAAATGCTCTCCAGCTATAATTTTGACTTTCGCAGCTGGCCAGTGGATTTTCAGTGGAATGAAAATAGCAG CAAAGATCTTAAAAGCACAGGCCCACTTGGGGGAGTTCCTTTGCTTAAGCCAGATCCTCGTCCACGTGGCACTGTTAATAATGTGTTACAGAGGATCCAGAAGTTACCCTGTCAGATTACCAG TTATGCAGTAGCTCACTCATTTGGCAGGCGTATGTTGTACCCTGGCTCAGTATACCTATTACAGAAGGCTCTCATGCCCATGTTATTGCAAGGACAGGCACGGCTAGTGGAGGAG TATAATGGAAAGCGAGCCAAGCTGCTGGCATGTGATGGGAATGAGATAGATGCAATATTTGTAGACCGCAGGCACTTAGGAAATGACAAAGGATCTAAGCTG gttaTCTGCTGCGAGGGGAATGCTGGATTCTATGAAATCGGCTGTGTTGCCACACCACTGGAAG CTGGCTATTCAGTCCTTGGTTGGAATCATCCTGGATTTGCTGGTAGTACA GGTGTACCTTTTCCACAGAATGAGGCAAATGCAATGGATGTGGCGATCCAGTATGCGCTGTACAACCTGGGATTCCAACTGCAAGATATCATTGTATATGCCTGGTCTATTGGGGGCTTTACAG CTACCTGGGCTGTCATGTCCTACCCAGACATAAGTGCTATCATCCTTGATGCTTCCTTTGATGACCTTGTGCCACTTGCTCTGAAAGTGATGCCAGAAAGCTGGA GAGGTCTGGTTACCAGAACAGTTAGGAAGTATTTAAACCTAAACAATGCGGAGCAGCTTTGCAG GTATCAGGGCCCAGTACTATTAATCAGAAGAACAAAAGACGAAATTATCACAACAAC AGTCCCAGAGGATGTCTCCTCAAATAGAGGCAATGATTTGCTCATGACTCTACTTCAGCAGCG TTACCCCAAAGTAATGACTGAAGAGGGCAGGAGGGTAGTAAGGGAGTGGCTGGCATGTTCTACACCTGAGCAGGAAG CATCAGTGCAAAGCCTTTATGGAGTAGAAGATGACTGGTGTCTTTCTGTCTTGCAATCCTATCAAAGTGAGCACACAGGCCTCTTTCCATGGAGTGTGG gTGAGGAGATGAGCTCAGAAGGTAGACGACAACTGGCTTTGTATCTA GCCCAGAGGTATATGAAGAACTTTGAAGCCACACACTGCAGCCCTCTTCCAGCCAGCTACTTTCACATGCCATGGAAGTTATAA